One Artemia franciscana chromosome 7, ASM3288406v1, whole genome shotgun sequence DNA segment encodes these proteins:
- the LOC136029240 gene encoding golgin subfamily A member 6-like protein 25, whose amino-acid sequence MNKEENELSIIALAEEQKLRRKVFLAESELEKLGRQEKKTIAQKKEVLAKLKDRSKILQERLLEFKAKEKEHQCCFEPFYEEIANLEESKAHLEKIVKQYAKVKETEAELKKRSELSRIKFIEVKNKSNSWAGEAKYEQQFDQLLNNFNSLRGENLKARTKLEEIILKNYEVKERVISEENQLKNDKKKKEKLIETASSLLVEREENIEKQKIFEERLRIILSKHNKETKEANRKMIEEKTLREYVSVKKKPRGKQHRSENDKEVKTAEVHNDSSKWDEFFKRSEGKSLFQILTLVKSVMNDNVALFQNLGQFNCEIQNQTADSKKFVVKEANQIFLLENISEGIEEHDDLKYLEDVCQLLKIPKSFADGEALVICKIIDKINELITGHL is encoded by the exons ATGAACAAGGAAGAAAATGAGCTATCAATTATTGCTTTGGCTGAG gAACAGAAACTTCGTCGGAAAGTTTTCCTTGCAGAGAGTGAACTAGAAAAACTTGGTCGCCAGGAAAAGAAGACaattgcacaaaaaaaagaagtacttgCAAAGTTGAAAGACCGAAGCAAAATTTTGCAAGAAAGGCTTCTAGAATTTAAAGCCAAAGAGAAGGAGCACCAATGTTGTTTTGAACCTTTCTACGAAGAAATTGCTAATTTGGAAGAGTCAAAAGCTCATTTAGAA aaaatagtgaaACAGTATGCGAAAGTGAAGGAAACTGAAGCGGAACTGAAGAAAAGAAGTGAATTATCGAGAATAAAATTtatagaagtaaaaaataaatcaaattcatGGGCTGGTGAAGCGAAATATGAGCAGCAATTTGACCAACTTCTAAACAACTTCAATAGCTTGAGAGGGGAAAATTTGAAAGCAAGAACAAAACTCGAAGAAATAATTTTG aaaaattacgAAGTAAAGGAAAGAGTCATCAGCGAAGAGAATCAACTGAAGaatgacaagaaaaagaaagaaaaattgataGAAACAGCATCAAGCCTTCTTGTTGAAAGGGAAGAAAATatagagaagcaaaaaatatttgaagaaagacTAAGAATAATACTTTCAAAACATAATAAGGAAACAAAAGAGGCAAATAGAAAAAtgatagaagaaaaaacactaagaGAATATGTGTCAGTAAAGAAGAAGCCGAGGGGAAAGCAGCATAGAAGTGAAAACGATAAAGAGGTAAAAACAGCCGAGGTTCATAATGATAGCTCAAAGTGGGATGAGTTTTTTAAAAGGAGTGAAGGGAAGagcttatttcaaatcctgacttTGGTCAAATCAGTGATGAATGACAATGTTGCCCTTTTTCAAAACCTTGGCCAATTTAATTGTGAAATTCAAAATCAGACAGCAGATTCTAAGAAATTTGTTGTAAAGGAAGCAAACCAGATATTTTTGCTAGAAAATATAAGTGAAGGTATTGAAGAACATGACGATCTAAAGTATTTAGAAGATGTTTGCCAGCttctgaaaataccaaaaagcttTGCAGATGGCGAAGCCTTAGTTATATGCAAAATCATAGacaaaataaacgaactaatcACTGGGCACCtttga